The DNA window CTACTACTACGGTAGCCGTTATGTCTACCCTGAAAGAAAAAGAGCCGGTAAGATTCGGTATTAAAGGAGCAGCCAATGCATCCCAGTTCAGCGAACAGCAACTGAATACCAAAAATCAGAAGTTAGGATTTAATGCAGGTGTTTTCGTCAATATTCCCCTTGCCAAACAATTCGCATTGCAGCCGGAAGTTTTGTACAACCAGATGGGTGCTAAAAGTGTTCTGACTTCCTCTGAAGTGCAGAGTGGAAATACTACAGTAAAAACAGAGCAGAACGTAAGCACTACCCTGAATTACATTTCAGTGCCTTTAATGGTTCAGTTTAAACCTACAGATAATTTTTATTTTGAAGCAGGCCCTGAATTCAGTTATTTTATCAACGGTAAAGATAAGGGTGAATCCATGGTTTCATCCACAACCAACGGAATAACCACCACACAAATCCAGTCTGCATCCAGAGATATAGATAAGGATGCCATCCAGCGTTTTAACTTTGGCTTGGGACTTGGACTGGGATATTACTTTACGGATCATTTAGGAGTCAATGCAAGATATGTGAACAGTCTTACCCATATCTACAAAGATACTCCTGTAGGACAAAACCCGAATACCAACAGAGTATTCCAGTTAGGATTAAATTATAAATTCTAATCAACTCTAAAGATACCCAATTAACCTTTTATAAAAATCCGGATCTGCCTATTTTGCAGATCCGGATTTTAATTATTATCATCAACCTGAATCAGGTTTTAAAAAAGTTCAACTTCCTCTCCTTTTCCTACCGGATACTTTTCTGTAAAGCATCCGAAGCAGTGGTCTGAAGATCCCAGGATTTCCTTCAGGTTATCCGTGCTCAGGAATTCAAGAGAATCTACGCCCAGATAATCTCTAAGTTCTTCCGTGGTCATATTGGCGGAAATCAGGTCATCTTTTGACGGAGTATCGATTCCAAGGTAACATGGTGCGATAATCGGCGGCGATACACTTCTGAAGTGGATTTCTTTGACGCCGGCTTCCTTAAGGATTTTAACAAGCCTTTTGGAAGTGGTACCCCGTACGATGGAATCATCAATGATAACCACCCTTTTATCTTTGATCTCAGAAATAATAGGATTCAGCTTCAGGTTGACTACCCTTTCCCTCATTTCCTGGGTCGGAACGATAAAGCTCCTTCCGATATACCTGTTCTTAATCAGGACAGGCCGGAACGGTATTCCTGATGCTTTGGAAAAACCGATTGCCGCAGGAACGCCGGAGTCCGGAACTCCGATTACCACATCAGCTTCCACCGGTGCCTGGTGCCAGATTTTCTCCCCGGATTTCTCCCGGATTTCATATACATTGATGTTCTCCAGGGTGGAATCGGGCCTGGCAAAATAAATATATTCAAATGAACATATCCTCTGCCGCCCTTTTTCGCTCACCATATAAGAATGCAGTTTACCCGGTTCATTTTCATTGGTGTAAATGATTTCTCCCGGTAAAATGTCACGTACGTACTGAGCTCCTACCGCATCCAGCGCTACGGATTCAGAAGCAACCACATATGATTTCTCATCAATCGCTCCTAAAACCAGAGGACGGATCCCGTTGAAATCCCTGAACGCAAAAAATTTATTCCTCGTCATCCCTACCACGGAATAGGCACCCTGGATTTTTTCCATGGTGATTTTAATTGCAGCGCGAAGTCCGAGGTCAAGGTTTTTCTGGATCAGTCTCAGGATTACTTCAGAGTCTGAAGTGGCACGGAAGACGACGCCTTCCGCTTCCAGTTCTGCTTTAAGTTCCTTGGCATTCGTCAGGTTACCGTTGTGGGCAATAGAAAGGATGATCTGGTCGTATTCATTTTTGGCAAAAAACGGCTGGAAATTATATTTCTTCTTATCTCCTGCTGTTGTATACCTTGTATGTCCGATGGCAGAGTTCCCCATATAGGCTTCAGGGTCCTGAATTTCTTTATAAACATCCAGTACAAGGCCTTCATCTTTCAGGTTGGTAATTCTTCCGTTTTTTAAAACCGAAATACCACAGGCTTCCTGGCCTCTGTGCTGTAGTGCAAAGAGCCCGAATTGTGAGAGGGAAAATGTATCAAGATCATTATCCGAATACATTCCGAAGATCCCGCATTCTTCATTAGGGGCATCCAGTCTCTCCTCTTCCTGAGTCCTGAAAAGATTCCGTCCGTAAGGCTGATCTTTAAACTGTTTTAAATATTCACTTTTATGAATGTCTAAACTTTCCATTTTTTCTATATGTTAGAAGTTACATATTAGATGCCTCAACGGCGGCTAAGTTAACTTCAAATTTAATTTTGTTTGATGAACGGGTCCGTTCGGTGCTGAAGATCAGCTGTTATATCCGTATGGGTACCAGATTATTGAGCCAACAGATTTTTCAGCCTGTTGTAAATCTCCACATAGGCTTCCGTTACTTCCCCAAGATCCCTTCTGAAACGGTCTTTGTCCAGTTTTTTCATGGTATCTTTATCCCACAACCTGCAGGTATCCGGAGAGATTTCATCTGCAAGGATGATCTGTCCGTCTGAAGTTTTACCTAATTCAATTTTAAAATCTACCAGGATAATGTTGATCTGGTCAAAAAGATCGATCAGGATTTCATTGATCTGTCCGGTAAGCTGGTACATCTCGGCAAGTTCCTCATAGGTAGCAGCACCCAGGAAAACGGCATGGTGGTCATTGATCAGCGGATCCCCCAATTCATCTTTCTTATAACAGATATCGAATATGGTTACCGGCGACTTGATTCCTTCTTCCACACCCAGCCTCTGAGCCATACTTCCGGCAGAATAGTTCCTTACTACCATTTCCAATGGAATGATAGATACTTTTTTTACCAGCTGCTCTCTCTCATCAAGCTGCTTGATGAAATGGGTTTTAACTCCTTTGGCATTTAAGTATTCAAAAATCAAAGTTGTGATGGCATTGTTCATTTCCCCTTTCAGATCCACCTGTCCTTTCTTCTGAGCGTTAAATGCTGTAGCATCGTCTTTGAAGCGTACGATTACTTCATCAGGATTATCAGTAGCAAATACCTGTTTTGCTTTACCTTCATACAACATTTCTTTTTTTTGACTCATAATTTTACTTTTCTAGATTGTCGTTAGATTTATTGATTGTTTTATTACAATTCCCGTTAAAACGGCCAGCCCGAAGCTGAGGAGCGTACCGATAAGCACGTATTCCGTAAGTTTTCTCTGTTTGGCCTGGGCCAGGTCGCTGAACCTGAATACAGATTTCGCCGCCACCATAAAACCTACGCCTTCCCAATGGTTTACCATAATAAAAGTAAAAACCAGGAGGCGTTCCAGGTAGCCGATGTATTTTCCTGCATTGCTTAAAGATTCGGTCTGCAGGTGGTCTTTCGTATCCGGGACCGGAGTCCAGGAAGACAGAAGTATTTTGATGAAAACAGATGCTGGTGCCGTTAAAAATAAAGCAGCAGCAATAATTTTCAGCAATTCTCTATTCATCAGGGTGTTGATGCTGAATTCGCCGAAGTTCCAGGAGAATCCGGCAATAACCAGGATATGCAATATCTGGTCTGCGAAAAACCAGCGCTTCCTGGTTTTGATGGTCTGAAAGCTCAGTTTGCAGGCATCAATAATAAAATGGGAAAAGCCGTTCAGTAACGCAACCCACCAAAGATCTGCATCCCAGAGAAAAATAAAGCTTAGAATGGTATGCAGCAGTACATGAATATAGAGATAACGGCTTTTTAACTGATGATTTTCTTTGTCCCGTACCCATGAATCCGGCTGCAGAACAAAGTCTCCGAGTAAATGGGCCAATATGAGTGGAGTAAAAATCATGTTAGAGTTCTGCAATTTTCTTTTTGAAATACTGGTTGGTTTCTACGATCAGGTCATAATGTGCCCTTTTCAGCCTCTGGCTTACCGAGGACTGGGAAATAGCAAATTTCCTGGCTAGGTCTTCCTGCGTGCTGCTGTTGTTCATAATCATCTCATGGATGATTTCCGAAGTAGCTACCGTCCAGCTGTCAAAATCTTTGGATGACCATTTCAGGAGGATATTCAGATCGCGGTTAACAGAATCGCTGGAGGTTTTAATAGCCACAGTGCAGCCGTCTTTTTTAAGCTCGTCCAGCAGCCTGCCGGAATTGATATAGGCAGTCCCGTTGGATTCCGTAATCTTTCCTGCTGAATAATTCTCTTCCCCGATGCCGATGGCAATCCTTACATCCAGGTTTTCCTGACTTCTGATTAATGATTTGATGGCCAGAAACCGCCAGAACGCATCATCTATACCGCATTTGAGCTGGAATTCATCTCCTCTGTAGATCTCCCATGCGTCCGGTGCATTTCCCCAATGTTGCAGAAGATCTTTCAGCC is part of the Chryseobacterium camelliae genome and encodes:
- a CDS encoding porin family protein, whose protein sequence is MKKLFLGLAVMAGAVTYAQETTTTTVAVMSTLKEKEPVRFGIKGAANASQFSEQQLNTKNQKLGFNAGVFVNIPLAKQFALQPEVLYNQMGAKSVLTSSEVQSGNTTVKTEQNVSTTLNYISVPLMVQFKPTDNFYFEAGPEFSYFINGKDKGESMVSSTTNGITTTQIQSASRDIDKDAIQRFNFGLGLGLGYYFTDHLGVNARYVNSLTHIYKDTPVGQNPNTNRVFQLGLNYKF
- the purF gene encoding amidophosphoribosyltransferase, which translates into the protein MESLDIHKSEYLKQFKDQPYGRNLFRTQEEERLDAPNEECGIFGMYSDNDLDTFSLSQFGLFALQHRGQEACGISVLKNGRITNLKDEGLVLDVYKEIQDPEAYMGNSAIGHTRYTTAGDKKKYNFQPFFAKNEYDQIILSIAHNGNLTNAKELKAELEAEGVVFRATSDSEVILRLIQKNLDLGLRAAIKITMEKIQGAYSVVGMTRNKFFAFRDFNGIRPLVLGAIDEKSYVVASESVALDAVGAQYVRDILPGEIIYTNENEPGKLHSYMVSEKGRQRICSFEYIYFARPDSTLENINVYEIREKSGEKIWHQAPVEADVVIGVPDSGVPAAIGFSKASGIPFRPVLIKNRYIGRSFIVPTQEMRERVVNLKLNPIISEIKDKRVVIIDDSIVRGTTSKRLVKILKEAGVKEIHFRSVSPPIIAPCYLGIDTPSKDDLISANMTTEELRDYLGVDSLEFLSTDNLKEILGSSDHCFGCFTEKYPVGKGEEVELF
- the purC gene encoding phosphoribosylaminoimidazolesuccinocarboxamide synthase, coding for MSQKKEMLYEGKAKQVFATDNPDEVIVRFKDDATAFNAQKKGQVDLKGEMNNAITTLIFEYLNAKGVKTHFIKQLDEREQLVKKVSIIPLEMVVRNYSAGSMAQRLGVEEGIKSPVTIFDICYKKDELGDPLINDHHAVFLGAATYEELAEMYQLTGQINEILIDLFDQINIILVDFKIELGKTSDGQIILADEISPDTCRLWDKDTMKKLDKDRFRRDLGEVTEAYVEIYNRLKNLLAQ
- a CDS encoding DUF3307 domain-containing protein → MIFTPLILAHLLGDFVLQPDSWVRDKENHQLKSRYLYIHVLLHTILSFIFLWDADLWWVALLNGFSHFIIDACKLSFQTIKTRKRWFFADQILHILVIAGFSWNFGEFSINTLMNRELLKIIAAALFLTAPASVFIKILLSSWTPVPDTKDHLQTESLSNAGKYIGYLERLLVFTFIMVNHWEGVGFMVAAKSVFRFSDLAQAKQRKLTEYVLIGTLLSFGLAVLTGIVIKQSINLTTI
- a CDS encoding SatD family protein; protein product: MIAVITGDIINSQQAETEVWITRLKDLLQHWGNAPDAWEIYRGDEFQLKCGIDDAFWRFLAIKSLIRSQENLDVRIAIGIGEENYSAGKITESNGTAYINSGRLLDELKKDGCTVAIKTSSDSVNRDLNILLKWSSKDFDSWTVATSEIIHEMIMNNSSTQEDLARKFAISQSSVSQRLKRAHYDLIVETNQYFKKKIAEL